GCGAGCCCGTATAGGACTCGCACTTCTTCGTTCATTCATTTATTAAGGTTGATAGTTGGAATCTTTATTAGAGTGCCTATGCCACCAATGCTTTATCAATTGGGTGCGTCCTTCGATTAAAGGCTGAGTCAATGTGCGGATTATACTGCTTGAAAGCAGGTAAACAATAAGCGCAGCCACAATAGCAAGACCAAGGATATCGAAAATAGATCCTACTTTAAACCACTCAGCCTGTCTGAAGAATTGGATGAAGAAACCATGCAGTAAATATACATACAAAGTTTTTCCGCCAAGATAGGAGAAACGATATTCTTTCCCAGGTACCCAGGATAATACACTTACCGTCATAACAGCAGCAAGCAGATACACCATTAAGCGGATCAAGCCGCCGAATTCTGGATTTCCCAGATCTGCATATGATTTAGAACCAAGCAGCCACCCTGAACTTACTTCCGGAAAAGCAGCGATAAGTCCAGCTGTTAAAGCCATCACCACAAGCCCTATTTCTCTTGCACGCCGCGTTCTAAACAGTTTCACATGCTCTTTCGTCAGCCAGTACCCGGCAAGGAAAAACGGGAAAAACACAAATGTTCTGGATAAGCTGAAACTGTGGCCGATATCGTTGAAGTACCCAACTACAAGCCCAACCTCCACGGCAATGGTAATTCCGATAATAGGCGGGATCTTTTTGAACCAGTACAACAGAATATGCCAACAGAATAAACTAAACAAGAACCAAAGCGACCAGTGAGGATAAAAAGGTCCATTGAGCCATCCGTCTTTTCCAATAAAGAAGAAATATCCCGTATAGGCAAGCTGGAAGATAAGGTAAGGCAATATCAGTTTTTTAGCCAATTGAATGATGTAATCTTTATGCCCTGACCCTTTGGCAAAAAAGCCGGCCAGGAAGATGAACGCAGGCATATGAAAAGTATAAATCCACGTATAGAGGGTGTACATGGGAACTGATCCATCTGTAAACGGCTGGATCATATGACCAAATACCACTAAAAAAATCAGCAATAATTTTGCATTATCGAAAAACACATCACGCTTCATTATTTTCACCCTTCGCTCTTCAAATTTCCTAGTCTGAAAAATTGTCCTATACTCTATTTATCACATTTTTAAAGATTTGATACCGTTTTTATTATTTTTTAAACAAACTGTAAACTACCTGTCAATTCTGTCTCTTTTCTGTCATGGAACAAAGATACAAAAATCCTCTTCTGCGCTTCATGCAGAAGAGGATGAATTTACGGTTTTATTCAAATTCAATGGCCCAATTTCCATTTCTGAAAATCGGCTCAAACTCGCCATCTTTAGTTTCTCCATCAATATGCAACTCTGGCGAACCCATCATGAAGTCTTCATGAACCAGACTATCATTAACACCGTGGTGATCCATTTGTTCCTCATCAAAGGAAGAACCGTCTTTAATATTAGTCGGGTATGCCTTGCCCAAAGCTAAATGACAGGAAGCATTCTCATCATAAAGCGTATTAAAGAAGATATGACCGGACTTAGAAATTGGAGATTCGTTCGGCACAAGCGCAACTTCCCCTAGTTGTTTCGCTCCATCATCTGTATCAAGCAAGTGTTTCAAAGTATCTTCACCAGATTCGGCTGAATAATCAACCACTTTACCGCTCTTAAACGTAAGAGTAAAGTTTTCAATCAAGTTCCCGCCATAGTTGAGCGGCTTCGTACTCGTCACTTTACCATCTACACCATATTTGTGGGGCATGGTAAATACTTCTTCTGTCGGCATATTCGGATTGAATTCAGTACCCTGTTGAGAAGTTGCTGAACCGCCATGCCAAATATGATCCTCGACTAATTCAATCGACAATTCAGTGCCTGGAGCTTTATAATGAAGTTTTCTATATTGCTTTTTATTTAAATATTCACGTGCCTGGCGCAAACGTTCATTATGCTCATTCCAAGCTTCAATTGGATCTTCCTGATCAATCCGTGTGATCTGAAAGATTTGTTCCCAAAGTTTGTCCTGAGCCTGTTCGGAAGAAAGCTCTGGAAATACTTTTTCTGCCCAGGCCTTCTGGGGATAAGCGACAATACTCCATGTGGTTTTATCATTCATAATGTAATCGCGATATTTAGTAAGTGCCTGAGCACTCGCTTTATTAGCTTTAGCTACGCGTTCAGAATCCACATCTTTCAATAAATCCGGATTCGGACCGTAAATTGAGAGAAGAGAATAGCCATCAGCAACCATCTCCTCCAGCCCTTCTGCCTTCCATTTAGGGAAGTTCTCAAGTACCTCCATTGGAGCATTTTTCATTTTGAGATAACTTAATACTTCATCGCCCCACTCAACGTGAACGTTCTTGGCTCCTTTACCGTAAGCCTTAGCAGAAATGGTGCGAACAAGATCTGCTGCCTCAATCGGGGCATTAATAATCAGCCCCTGGCCTCTTTGTAAATTAACTCCTTTTTCCAGGGCTAATTCTGCGTATTTTTCTAATTGCTTTTGATTTGCTGTCAAATTGATACCTCCCAAAACTGAGATTGTCATTATATTATTTCATATCTGCCATCCATTTCCTAATTAAATGCCGAATCTTGAATTTTAACCAGGAAAAACATAGTTCTTATACTTATGTTCAC
The Halobacillus halophilus DSM 2266 DNA segment above includes these coding regions:
- a CDS encoding acyltransferase family protein gives rise to the protein MKRDVFFDNAKLLLIFLVVFGHMIQPFTDGSVPMYTLYTWIYTFHMPAFIFLAGFFAKGSGHKDYIIQLAKKLILPYLIFQLAYTGYFFFIGKDGWLNGPFYPHWSLWFLFSLFCWHILLYWFKKIPPIIGITIAVEVGLVVGYFNDIGHSFSLSRTFVFFPFFLAGYWLTKEHVKLFRTRRAREIGLVVMALTAGLIAAFPEVSSGWLLGSKSYADLGNPEFGGLIRLMVYLLAAVMTVSVLSWVPGKEYRFSYLGGKTLYVYLLHGFFIQFFRQAEWFKVGSIFDILGLAIVAALIVYLLSSSIIRTLTQPLIEGRTQLIKHWWHRHSNKDSNYQP
- a CDS encoding aminopeptidase, which produces MTANQKQLEKYAELALEKGVNLQRGQGLIINAPIEAADLVRTISAKAYGKGAKNVHVEWGDEVLSYLKMKNAPMEVLENFPKWKAEGLEEMVADGYSLLSIYGPNPDLLKDVDSERVAKANKASAQALTKYRDYIMNDKTTWSIVAYPQKAWAEKVFPELSSEQAQDKLWEQIFQITRIDQEDPIEAWNEHNERLRQAREYLNKKQYRKLHYKAPGTELSIELVEDHIWHGGSATSQQGTEFNPNMPTEEVFTMPHKYGVDGKVTSTKPLNYGGNLIENFTLTFKSGKVVDYSAESGEDTLKHLLDTDDGAKQLGEVALVPNESPISKSGHIFFNTLYDENASCHLALGKAYPTNIKDGSSFDEEQMDHHGVNDSLVHEDFMMGSPELHIDGETKDGEFEPIFRNGNWAIEFE